The DNA window CAAATATTCAGAAAAGgtttttactttattttcCTCCTGCTATGATGCAGGATATAGGTATCATGGCAAATgtacaacaacaaaaaatGCTAACTCCAACCTCTTTTCCCTCTGTTTAGGTGTTTATACCCACTCGATTGATCCCTTCCAAAAACCTCTATACCATCCATCTCTTTATTATATCGGGACATTATCATGTTGAAACTTTGAAATCTCAAGaacttggaaaaaaaaaaacaccaataTCGACACATCACGACAACGTCCGAACGACTTTTCTATATGCACATGGGCAAGCtgggaaaaagcaaaggacaagaaaagaaaaaaagaaatctgcTTCTCTACAGGACGCAgattcctttcttcttctataaCTTGACCTCGGGGGTCTCGGTGGTGCGGCTCACATCGGTGGCATCGTGATCCTCAGAGTTGGCATCTCGCTCCTTCTCCATGACGTGCTCCTCGACAACGACCGTCTCCTCGCCGCGCCAAAAGTCCTTCTTGCCATGGAACAAACGAACAAGCCAAGGCGGGAAGAAGCCGCCAGGAATGCGCCAAGTCCAGGGCTCCTTTTCGTCGTGGTTGGGGGGCACGATGCGGCCACCAGAGACGTACCTCAGGAGGCCGACGGTGGAGTTGATGATAATGTATGACATGACACCGGCAATGAGGCCGTAGGCAATAGAGTATGTGAAGGGCATGATGGCAATAGCGAGGAAAGCGGGGACGGCGTCGCCCATGTATCTCCAGTTGATCTCGGTGACGGAGGTGGCCATCATGGAtccgacgatgatgaggacaCTGCCAGTGGCCCAGGGAGGGATGGAGGCGAAGATGGGcgcgaagaagatgctgatgaagaagcagattccGGTGACGACGGATGTGAGACCGGTCTTGCCACCTTCAGAAATACCGGCACCAGACTCGACGAAAGCGGTGACGGGAGGAAGGCCGAAGAGAGCACCGATGGAAATGCTAATGGCGTCGACCATGTAGGCTACAGCAGAGCCCTCGAAATCCTGAGTGACGGGATCGATGAGATTGGCAAAGCGAGCCATACCATAGAGGGTACCAGTGCAGTCCAGGATGTCGACATAGAGGAAGGTGATGAGGGCAAGACCAAACTGGCCGCCGTACTCGCTAACGTCCCACTGCTGCACGTTGAGGGTGTGCTCGATGCGGTGGAAGTCGACGACCTTtttgaagaagttgaagctgTCGTCGCCCACGGGAGTGTGGGGGAAGTAGGTGATGGGCGTGGTTCGGGGccaggagatgatgctgacgaggatgatgccgGCAATGACGGCGCCCTTGACGCGGTACATCATGAGGAGGACGGTCAGGATGCCGCCGCAGAAGATGCCAATCCACATGGCCGGGTGACGCATCTTATCCCAGCTGGGGCATGTGCCGTCTTCCAGCTGGTTGGCGGGCGAGCAACCGGCAAGCTCGAGGGGAGTGTCGGTGGCGCCAACGATGATTCCAAGACCCTCGCTGTAGGTGAGGCCGATGAGAGTCAAGAAGAGACCGATGCCGACACCGGTAGCCAGCTTGATGGAGTGCGGGATCGCTCGCGCAAGCCACTGTCGCATACCGAACAGGGCGAGGCCCAGGAAGATGAAGCcctcgacgaagatggcAGTCAGGGCAACCTGGTACGGAACGGGGCCGGTGCCGTGGAAGCCAACAACGGTGTAAGTGAAGTAGGCATTCAGACCCATTCCAGGAGCGAGGCCGACGGGCAGGTTGGCCAAGAGGcccatgaagaagctggcaaaggccgagatggcggcggtggcagtgACGGCGTCGCGCTTGATGGCCTGGACACACAGGGCGTACTCGTCGTTGTTGTTGCAGGTGGGATCGGACGGGCCTCCGTTGCAGACGCAGGTTCCGCCGGTATCAGAGACGATGGAGGCGTTGACGGCGAGGATGTAggccatggcgaagaaggtGGCCATGCCGCCGCGGATCTCGGTGAAGAACAGCGATCCCTTTCGTTCCTTGGGCTAAAGACACGACATGATGAGTACTGGGACAAGACATTTGTTGAAGCTTTGAgggctttgcttcttctgtgcAGCTCGAGACTCTCGCTCTACAGCAAAAAGAGGTTCTCGTGATGTGACTCAAACGCAAGCAGGTTTTTGGCGACTTACATGACCAGAGCCCTCCAGCCGGAACCATCGACCCACAGGACTGCGGGCGACCTTGCCGTTGACTGTGTCCATCCAACCCATGGCTGCGGCTGTTTGGATCTTggagtttttgttttcgagAGGGCACGCAAACGAACTGAAGGGAACGAATACGTCCTctggaagggaaaagagaggagaggctgATCTGCGGGAGAGCTCGCGCTTTTAAAGCACCTCTACATCGATgacttgattttttttttttctttcgcgTACCTAATGTGGTGGGGCTCTGGGCTAATTGATGGTCGGTGGCGGTCCAGAGGATTGGAAATGGAACCAGGGGCGAGGGCCGCGGGGGTGGGAAGAGggttgaaagaaaaaagagagttATATTATGTCTATTTTGGCCTAGGCATGTTATAGGCCATTGGATGAGATCCATTACGGTGCTGATTTTGTGGCTTGTGGGCGGAAGAGGCGCCGGCTTTGATCCTTTATCTCGCGtgccttgctcttgttgcGACCTGGGCTGGAGCATCGCGTGCGTGCATTTGATGGAATTGTATGCAGGTGAGGCCTATTGGTGTAGCGGCTCGTTGGAAAGGCAGGTTGCTGGACCAAGTATTACACTGAAAATGTCAAGATATTTAATCAACcagagcagcatcttccGTTGCATTCACCATGTCCAATTCTTCGTTTCTGCAACTGTCGTCACTCTCCCACTtcccagctgctgccgctaaCATCGGTATCTGTGGAGTTGAAGTTCTTTTGCCAACATAGACCCAATGCAGTGCAACGCAATGCAACGAAGCGCATCGCCGGAGCTGCTTCTCTCGGCGGATGCGGGTTGGCGGGCTACAAGACATTAGCGGGCATTTCTCTGGAGCATTTGGTCTTGGacccccaaaaaaagacgggCTGCCTATCAATttgctgaagatggaggtTCGTCAATTTCCCTCGGACCGTCGGCTAGCGCAACGCACAGATTTTTGTCGCAGCTAAGCATGTGTAGAACTTTATGCGACCCGAGCTTGAGATGGATGTTTGTCTTGACCGCCACGTTGTCGACGGGAATGGAATGCTGTTTTGTTCTGGATGGAATGCTCGTGTTTCTATTTTTACAGATCCTGGTTGTTGTTTCTGCACGACTCATCACGGTTACCCAAAGGCTGGCTGAGACGATGGATGTTGCACACAAGCTGTACGGCAAGGCAAGCATGACTCCCATCAGTAGCATCTTCAAAATCCACAAGTCACTCAGCTCTGAGTccataaaaaaaagaccctAGAATATATCTCGGCATGCCAGACCCTTAATTCCATTCCTTATCTTTGTTCTGCGGGAACACACATTTTCCAATTTTCTGCCATCAGCCCACGCGAGTCAAGCCTCAAAAAGGCACAATACCCGTCTCATTTACCCCATCAGGAAAGgtccatgctgctgctcgaacAATTCCATCAACTAAAAACGGCGCCGCCACGAGCCAAGGAAAATTTCAGACAGCAGCTGTCCAACCAATCGCTCCACATAGATAAGCAAGGCCCCAGGGCAGCCCTTTGCTTCGATTCCGCGCTTCTTTGATTCCGCTCCAGCTTGTCCGGGGTCGCCGTCGTAACGCTCGGTTCTTATCAGTCtccatacatacatacagaTAGCTTGCTTTGTATCTTCTTCCCCCAAGCTTGTGCAACTCAGTCGTGATAACGCTTGTCGTACCTGCATCGTTATCGCAACTTACATCTCGCTAGCATCATCCTCCGCAGCATAAACGATCGCCGTCGCCCAGTTCCCCGGAAACCTGCGAGATGGAAGGCGGCGACTCCCGCATGTCCCGTTGCGTGGAGAGATGCTTGTTGTGATATTGAACCTGTTCGGGGATCATGTCGCCAACTGCCGGCCGCGATAGCTTATCAGATGCCCTCTTACGTACGAGTACGGTCAACGGAAATCTGTGAAACGCCGTCCCACGAGCTTCACCCCCGCGATTTCAGATCGGCACACTATCGACGGCAAACTCGCGCTTTCCAAGTCCGTGGCCATAAGCATAAATGCTTACTTATCCTTGCAAAAGGAACGTTTGGCCCGTGTATTTACACGACACACCATTCCTACAAAATACTGCACTGTAGGCAGTCGTGCCGCTGAAGACGTGAGATCGGCGACCTCCATCAACGGGCGCTATTGACAATTAGTTGTTCTGAAATAGGTCTTTGGCCCGAGGTGGTGCTTCGACGCCGAGTTACTCAGCATTCGTAAACAACTTGGACAGCTAATGCCGTGTGCTCACGTCGTGTATCAGCTTTGTAACAATTCCAGGTCCAAGCGCAGATGCAACTCGCTTTTAGCCAAAGGAAACGATGTCTGGCCAGGCATCTAATCAACCCGTTAACAAAGGGATGGTGACACAGAATGGTGCACATGCATTATTGGACTCTCACGTGCGGCGCTCGCTGGTGATGCAGCCAGTGTTCCAACGGTTTGCTTGCACTGTTGCCCAGGAGGGCAAATAGGGCAGTGATGGTATAAACAGCGCTGCTTATTCGCCGCTTATTCAAGCTGGAAAGTAGTCAGCCTGCCTGTTCTCGACCGTCATCAAATCAACTGCTGGCATCAGGAATCCTGCCAATAGACGAGTACAATGGCAACCATTCGGCACAGCATGTCTCTtagaaggccaaggccggAGATTCAGATGGTATGGGCCAATAAGCGGTGTTCTGCTTCGTGGTAAGGATGCCTTGGCTGAATCGT is part of the Trichoderma atroviride chromosome 1, complete sequence genome and encodes:
- a CDS encoding uncharacterized protein (TransMembrane:9 (i101-124o144-168i180-199o240-258i325-345o365-390i402-423o429-449i461-487o)) — encoded protein: MGWMDTVNGKVARSPVGRWFRLEGSGHPKERKGSLFFTEIRGGMATFFAMAYILAVNASIVSDTGGTCVCNGGPSDPTCNNNDEYALCVQAIKRDAVTATAAISAFASFFMGLLANLPVGLAPGMGLNAYFTYTVVGFHGTGPVPYQVALTAIFVEGFIFLGLALFGMRQWLARAIPHSIKLATGVGIGLFLTLIGLTYSEGLGIIVGATDTPLELAGCSPANQLEDGTCPSWDKMRHPAMWIGIFCGGILTVLLMMYRVKGAVIAGIILVSIISWPRTTPITYFPHTPVGDDSFNFFKKVVDFHRIEHTLNVQQWDVSEYGGQFGLALITFLYVDILDCTGTLYGMARFANLIDPVTQDFEGSAVAYMVDAISISIGALFGLPPVTAFVESGAGISEGGKTGLTSVVTGICFFISIFFAPIFASIPPWATGSVLIIVGSMMATSVTEINWRYMGDAVPAFLAIAIMPFTYSIAYGLIAGVMSYIIINSTVGLLRYVSGGRIVPPNHDEKEPWTWRIPGGFFPPWLVRLFHGKKDFWRGEETVVVEEHVMEKERDANSEDHDATDVSRTTETPEVKL